ATTTTAAGGGGATTATATGTGGGTAGCGGGCATTGATGAGGCTGGAAGAGGTTGTATTTGTGGGGGATTATTTGTCGCTGGAGTGATTGGCAAGGCAGAAGTTATTGCCACCTTTGGGGCTAAGGATAGCAAAAAGCTCACGCCCAAAAAGCGCGAAAACATCTACAACGCGCTTGTAAATGCGCAAAAAGATAATGAAATTAAGCTTTTTTGCGCACAGATTGACGCATGGGAGATTGATAAAAATGGCTTAAGCTGGGCTATGCGATATGGGATAGAGCATATTATAAGCCAAATGGGAGATGTTATACAAAGCCTTAATCTCTCTTTAGAGCAGCTCCCACAGGGCATTATCCTTGATGGAAATACTACTTTTAATGCACTTCTGCCCGCGCATTTAGAATCTATGGACATTAAACTCACTCCGCTCATCAAAGCAGATAGCTTAATGCCTGTTGTGTCGTGTGCTTCTATTGTGGCAAAAGTGCATAAAGATAAGCAAATGCGAACCCTAGATACTCTCTATCCACACTACAAGCTTGCACAAAACAAGGGCTATGGAACTTTAGAGCATAAAAAACTTATCGCGCAGTATGGATATTGCCCACATCATCGCAAAAGTTTTAAAATTACGATTAAAGGGAGTTTATTTTAACTTGCATTAAACTTAAAAGGTATAGAATCTAACCTCTTTTCAGCCAAAAATAAGGTAAAAATAAGGAATGGGGGTTTGTGATGCTACCAAGTTGGAGCGATGAGTTTAGCGTTCATCATGAGATTATCGACGAGCAGCATCAAGTATTATTTGAGCTAGCCCATAGAGCCTACAAAATTGCCAATAGCCACACCACACGCAATGAAGTCAAAGATATGATTACGCAATTTTTTGACTATATGAAAACGCATTTTAAAGATGAAGAGCAGTATATGCAGGCTATTGGCTATCCGCGCCTAGAGGAGCATAAGAAAATCCATCGCCAAA
Above is a window of Helicobacter jaachi DNA encoding:
- a CDS encoding ribonuclease HII, with protein sequence MWVAGIDEAGRGCICGGLFVAGVIGKAEVIATFGAKDSKKLTPKKRENIYNALVNAQKDNEIKLFCAQIDAWEIDKNGLSWAMRYGIEHIISQMGDVIQSLNLSLEQLPQGIILDGNTTFNALLPAHLESMDIKLTPLIKADSLMPVVSCASIVAKVHKDKQMRTLDTLYPHYKLAQNKGYGTLEHKKLIAQYGYCPHHRKSFKITIKGSLF